From Micromonospora nigra, one genomic window encodes:
- a CDS encoding SitI3 family protein — MAVEYRLTLAGDIPLEQVAELAALGAVEMSTASGGRRLSADLNDEHGYVVDITGGRHGYYSAEDDGGSLWQWEPETYVDVSFYMRKDTLADKGKPHMLATVARILAGRAEDAALTLNGDVLMLTRVAGAIQKHNTDGWYDEDYDRFLHP, encoded by the coding sequence ATGGCTGTCGAGTACCGGCTGACGCTGGCGGGCGACATCCCACTCGAGCAGGTGGCGGAACTGGCCGCTCTCGGAGCGGTCGAGATGTCAACGGCGTCCGGCGGTCGGAGGCTCAGCGCCGACCTGAACGACGAGCACGGGTACGTCGTGGACATCACCGGCGGCAGGCACGGCTACTACAGCGCCGAGGACGACGGGGGCTCCCTGTGGCAGTGGGAGCCGGAGACCTACGTCGACGTCAGCTTCTACATGCGCAAGGACACCCTGGCCGACAAGGGCAAACCCCACATGCTGGCGACCGTGGCCAGGATCCTCGCCGGCAGGGCCGAGGACGCGGCCCTGACCCTCAATGGCGACGTGCTGATGCTGACGCGCGTCGCCGGAGCCATCCAGAAACACAACACCGACGGCTGGTACGACGAAGACTACGACAGGTTTCTTCACCCCTGA
- a CDS encoding DUF6244 family protein: MSQIEKIAGELRALMTGVERAQGLAGAADSQAQEVALRAAGAGFVAVAAGVARVRNAITGIQGGLGSLAGSIGEATKATAAVPNEATPQETIAGLAPVQSAVDTARDAAAGAITGVGEAQQLVAMVLQGGQPGPLLQALDSIKQVLVLVVARTGGARQAVEAAIAQARQLGSSGN; the protein is encoded by the coding sequence GTGTCGCAGATCGAGAAGATCGCCGGTGAACTCCGCGCGTTGATGACCGGTGTCGAACGCGCGCAGGGGTTGGCAGGCGCCGCCGACAGCCAGGCGCAGGAGGTGGCGTTGCGGGCCGCAGGTGCGGGCTTCGTCGCTGTGGCGGCGGGTGTGGCGCGGGTACGCAACGCGATCACGGGCATCCAGGGCGGCCTGGGAAGTCTCGCCGGGTCGATCGGGGAGGCGACGAAGGCCACCGCGGCGGTGCCGAACGAAGCCACCCCCCAGGAGACGATCGCCGGGCTGGCGCCCGTGCAGAGCGCCGTCGACACCGCGCGTGATGCGGCGGCCGGGGCCATCACCGGAGTCGGGGAGGCGCAGCAACTTGTCGCCATGGTCCTGCAGGGCGGGCAGCCCGGGCCGCTGCTGCAGGCCCTGGACAGTATCAAGCAGGTCCTGGTGCTGGTCGTTGCGCGCACCGGCGGGGCCCGGCAGGCCGTTGAGGCGGCGATCGCGCAGGCCCGGCAGTTGGGGTCGTCGGGAAACTGA
- a CDS encoding tyrosine-type recombinase/integrase: MIFKRCGCRDDQRRRLEQSCPRLGERGHGTWYFHCSARNLLGHSERVRRGGYPSQAAARHARDEWLTTTEADRTAQGWTVERWLRHWLDNRTKIRPTTRFHYTRDVDTVLIPQLGRYRLADLDAPLLRTVFAQIAATRNSKGRPQSASAMHHLRTTLRAAFNLAVKEGVLDRNPARHIEIAGYQQPHARVWTDARVESWEQTGARPAVAVWTADHLAEFLGAVNDDPLFALWRLAGLRGLRRGELCGLRWSDIDLDRGTLTIDRNRTTAGYQVVEGEPKTPAGRRSVALDKRSVQILRVHRRYEQDRKAEAAENGTPWTDTGYVFTRSDGQPINPNYATTRFRILVRRAGLPPVRLHDLRHGAASLAHEAGADLKTLQDLLGHSSIVVTADTYTSVLPQIQRRCADATAQLVLNAARRTPGRRSKPGPVRTGPTAVPKPAPRRRRNRKQVLRPLRSASRPQSRRSRPDEPARRPSPGLHPHRTHVTPTVHSGRTAERARTAFPQPGPLLILCARRDSNP, encoded by the coding sequence GTGATCTTCAAACGGTGCGGGTGCCGGGACGACCAGCGGCGGCGATTGGAGCAGTCCTGCCCCCGATTGGGGGAACGTGGCCACGGCACCTGGTACTTCCACTGCTCCGCCAGGAACCTGCTCGGCCACTCCGAGCGGGTCCGCCGTGGCGGCTACCCCTCGCAGGCCGCCGCCCGCCACGCCCGCGACGAATGGCTGACCACGACCGAGGCGGATCGAACGGCACAGGGCTGGACGGTCGAGCGGTGGCTGCGGCACTGGCTCGACAACCGCACGAAGATCCGGCCCACCACGCGCTTTCACTACACCCGCGACGTCGACACCGTCCTCATCCCGCAGCTCGGCCGCTACCGCCTGGCGGACCTCGACGCCCCGCTCCTGCGCACCGTGTTCGCGCAGATAGCGGCCACCAGGAACAGCAAGGGCCGTCCGCAGTCCGCCTCGGCGATGCACCACCTGCGCACCACCCTGCGGGCCGCCTTCAACCTCGCGGTCAAGGAAGGAGTCCTGGACCGTAACCCGGCCCGGCACATCGAGATCGCCGGCTACCAGCAACCCCACGCCAGGGTCTGGACCGACGCTCGCGTCGAGTCCTGGGAACAGACTGGTGCCCGGCCGGCCGTGGCGGTCTGGACCGCCGACCATCTCGCCGAGTTCCTCGGCGCCGTCAACGACGACCCCCTGTTCGCCCTCTGGCGGCTCGCCGGGCTGCGCGGACTACGCCGCGGTGAGCTGTGCGGGTTGCGGTGGTCCGACATTGACCTCGACCGCGGCACCCTGACCATCGACCGTAACCGCACCACCGCCGGCTACCAGGTCGTCGAAGGCGAACCGAAGACCCCGGCCGGGCGGCGGTCGGTCGCCCTCGATAAGCGCAGCGTGCAGATCCTGCGCGTGCACCGCCGCTACGAGCAGGACCGAAAGGCGGAGGCGGCAGAGAACGGCACGCCGTGGACCGACACCGGATACGTGTTCACCCGCTCAGACGGCCAACCGATCAACCCGAACTACGCCACCACCCGCTTCCGGATCCTCGTCCGCCGAGCCGGCCTACCCCCCGTGCGGCTACACGACCTGCGCCACGGCGCCGCGTCCCTCGCCCACGAAGCCGGCGCCGACCTCAAAACCCTGCAGGACCTCCTCGGGCACTCCAGCATCGTGGTCACCGCCGACACCTACACCAGCGTCCTGCCGCAGATCCAGCGCCGCTGCGCCGACGCCACCGCCCAACTGGTGCTCAACGCCGCCCGCCGCACACCCGGAAGAAGATCAAAGCCAGGGCCCGTAAGAACCGGCCCGACCGCGGTCCCAAAGCCGGCACCCCGGCGCCGACGAAACCGAAAACAGGTGCTCCGACCCCTCCGAAGCGCAAGCAGGCCGCAAAGCCGCAGGTCACGTCCCGACGAACCCGCGAGAAGACCGTCTCCGGGGCTGCACCCACATCGCACCCACGTGACACCCACCGTCCACTCCGGCCGGACAGCAGAAAGGGCCCGAACCGCATTCCCGCAGCCCGGACCCCTCTTGATCTTGTGCGCCCGAAGGGACTCGAACCCCTAA
- a CDS encoding Ltp family lipoprotein → MNERRGVQVVVLTALPVEYDAVRRHLHDRDRSPHPLGIEFEVGNLPDTDGRVAIAELGQGNLDAALAVAHAVEMFRPSAILFVGIAGALHDDLQIGDVLTATRVYAYQSGIVSDRGFLTRPRSHDADRELEQRARVVARTYRDHPDAPAVHFRPVAAGDVVLNSRTQPLSDQLENDYNDAGAIEMESAGMVRACHVCRVPALVIRGISDRADGAKEIVDAKGSQPLAARNAADFAVAVIADYLSVPSRKVAKGAEQPLPPNVRSKAAPTMPEALARTGESTLGSVTDATTKPIREHSADRATAPSVVKPAAEVPTAKPVSAEQRNAVRSAQSYLRNGAFSRKGLIEQLSSDAGDGYSLEASTYAVDSLNIDYNEQAVKSAQSYLRNGAFSRKGLIEQLSSDAGDGYSLEASTYAVDSLNIDYNEQAVKSAQSYLRNGAFSRKGLIEQLSSDAGDGYTRSQAAYGASEAGL, encoded by the coding sequence GTGAACGAACGGCGCGGTGTACAGGTTGTCGTGCTGACCGCGCTGCCCGTGGAGTACGACGCAGTGCGGCGGCACCTGCATGATCGGGATCGGAGCCCGCATCCGCTGGGCATCGAGTTCGAGGTCGGCAATCTGCCCGACACCGACGGCCGGGTGGCGATTGCAGAGCTTGGGCAGGGCAACCTCGACGCCGCGCTGGCGGTCGCGCACGCCGTCGAGATGTTCCGTCCCAGCGCTATCCTGTTCGTCGGGATCGCCGGTGCCCTGCACGACGATCTCCAGATCGGCGATGTTCTCACCGCAACCCGGGTGTACGCATATCAGAGCGGCATCGTGAGCGACCGCGGATTTCTCACGCGGCCGCGCTCTCACGACGCCGACCGGGAACTCGAACAGCGGGCCCGGGTAGTCGCCCGAACCTATCGCGACCATCCGGATGCGCCAGCGGTCCACTTCCGGCCGGTCGCTGCAGGTGACGTGGTGCTCAACTCCCGCACGCAGCCGCTATCGGACCAACTGGAGAACGACTACAACGACGCGGGCGCGATCGAGATGGAGAGCGCCGGCATGGTCCGGGCCTGCCACGTTTGCCGGGTGCCCGCGCTGGTCATCCGCGGCATCAGCGACCGGGCCGACGGTGCCAAGGAAATCGTCGATGCCAAGGGCTCACAGCCGCTCGCCGCCCGAAACGCGGCGGATTTCGCCGTCGCCGTCATCGCGGATTACCTGTCGGTACCAAGCCGCAAGGTCGCCAAAGGTGCCGAGCAGCCTTTACCGCCCAACGTGCGCTCGAAGGCCGCACCCACCATGCCCGAAGCCCTCGCGAGGACTGGTGAATCGACCCTCGGGTCCGTCACCGATGCCACTACAAAGCCGATAAGAGAACACTCAGCGGACCGGGCAACTGCGCCCTCGGTAGTCAAGCCCGCTGCCGAAGTCCCCACCGCCAAGCCGGTGTCGGCGGAGCAGCGGAATGCTGTTCGGTCGGCCCAGAGTTACCTCAGGAACGGCGCGTTCTCCCGCAAGGGACTAATCGAGCAGTTATCCTCGGATGCCGGCGACGGATACTCGCTGGAGGCATCAACATACGCGGTGGACTCCCTCAACATCGACTACAACGAGCAGGCAGTCAAGTCGGCCCAGAGTTACCTCAGGAACGGCGCGTTCTCCCGCAAGGGACTGATCGAACAGTTATCCTCGGATGCCGGCGACGGATACTCGCTGGAGGCATCAACATACGCGGTGGACTCCCTCAACATCGACTACAACGAGCAGGCAGTCAAGTCGGCCCAGAGTTACCTCAGGAACGGCGCGTTCTCCCGCAAGGGACTGATCGAACAGTTATCCTCGGATGCCGGCGACGGCTACACCCGTTCTCAGGCCGCCTACGGAGCCAGCGAGGCTGGACTCTAA
- a CDS encoding sigma-70 family RNA polymerase sigma factor: MDDRTADQVEPPQGDLEIHAHAYKVRWAGVRPPLVTTDAPLKVDTQRRVEEFSAFYRGFATRLAGWLIWQGASEADAYDIMQETMQTVFRRWESIEYPKAFARETASRAYVARLARVDPVPVEDIADRMPHSHSGSALADVKHDIRKALEKMPPRQVQLLAWSFEEHTPTEIAAQLQMTPEAVRSSLYKARKKLGELLQAQDADDQ; this comes from the coding sequence GTGGATGACCGGACCGCCGACCAGGTCGAGCCGCCGCAGGGTGACCTGGAGATCCACGCGCACGCCTACAAGGTGCGCTGGGCCGGGGTCAGACCTCCACTCGTGACCACGGACGCGCCCCTCAAGGTGGACACCCAGCGGCGCGTCGAGGAGTTCAGCGCCTTCTACCGCGGGTTCGCCACCCGCCTCGCCGGCTGGTTGATCTGGCAGGGTGCCTCGGAAGCTGACGCCTACGACATCATGCAGGAGACGATGCAGACGGTGTTCCGGCGCTGGGAGAGCATCGAGTACCCGAAGGCGTTCGCGCGGGAGACTGCTTCAAGGGCGTACGTTGCGCGGCTGGCACGGGTCGACCCCGTTCCCGTCGAGGACATCGCCGACCGCATGCCACACAGTCACAGCGGGTCCGCCCTTGCTGACGTCAAGCACGACATCCGGAAGGCACTCGAGAAGATGCCGCCGCGGCAGGTGCAGCTGCTCGCCTGGTCCTTCGAGGAGCACACGCCCACTGAAATCGCTGCCCAGTTGCAGATGACCCCGGAAGCGGTTCGCAGCAGCCTTTACAAGGCCAGGAAGAAGCTCGGTGAGCTGCTGCAGGCTCAGGACGCGGACGACCAGTGA
- a CDS encoding DUF6907 domain-containing protein — translation MMETHKGEVGGMAVEISSLEHLDQPKESTPAEVFVSARDPLSLGDAGYLATSIRKAVTVAGQTHRPYWLKRACPSWCVAMHQDGDHLEDRIHWPDDSPPVLLSLHSSVSTAGESCSDGTYRPPGLEVDLEQHADAVEPVVKFVIEGATAALRLTLDEAEQVRMAVGRVVAMAHDTDSRLTKAGTAGPASTPDRPSLHQTVADLVVHDEGLTAEQKISVFRGVVAERLAQQGLSVAEQAVRLNCTEEQALDAVVDFAMWSHAGYLLPPAKPAEPQCPVWCGGECLTEDGVRLHDRHVAAVYGQHNECANDIKMATVDLQAFNSPDGYDEPPSVTLAIDNPEQRPTDMTKLDGMNHNTVRNLAASLLSGCWDRTTIRLTPQKAANLGASLIAASRAAHNNTAVKT, via the coding sequence GTGATGGAGACCCACAAGGGTGAGGTCGGCGGGATGGCGGTGGAGATCTCCTCACTGGAGCACCTTGACCAGCCGAAGGAGAGCACACCGGCGGAGGTTTTCGTGTCCGCCCGGGATCCGCTCAGCCTGGGCGACGCCGGCTACCTCGCCACATCCATCAGGAAGGCGGTCACGGTAGCCGGTCAGACGCACCGGCCGTACTGGTTGAAGCGGGCGTGTCCGTCCTGGTGCGTGGCGATGCACCAGGACGGCGACCACCTCGAGGATCGCATCCACTGGCCAGACGACTCGCCGCCTGTGCTGTTGTCGTTGCACAGCTCGGTGAGTACTGCCGGCGAGTCGTGCAGCGATGGGACGTACCGGCCGCCGGGGCTGGAGGTCGACCTGGAGCAGCACGCCGACGCGGTCGAGCCGGTGGTGAAGTTCGTGATCGAGGGCGCGACAGCGGCGTTACGTCTCACGCTGGACGAGGCTGAGCAGGTGCGGATGGCGGTCGGACGGGTTGTGGCCATGGCGCACGATACAGACAGCCGGTTGACCAAGGCCGGAACGGCTGGTCCAGCATCGACGCCAGACCGGCCGAGCCTCCACCAGACCGTGGCCGACCTGGTGGTACACGACGAGGGCCTGACGGCTGAACAGAAGATCAGTGTGTTCCGCGGCGTGGTCGCCGAGCGACTTGCCCAGCAGGGCCTGAGTGTCGCTGAGCAGGCTGTGCGGTTGAACTGCACCGAGGAGCAGGCGCTGGACGCGGTGGTGGACTTCGCGATGTGGTCGCACGCCGGCTACCTGCTTCCACCCGCCAAGCCGGCCGAGCCGCAGTGCCCGGTGTGGTGCGGTGGGGAGTGCCTTACCGAAGACGGCGTCCGGCTGCACGACCGGCACGTGGCCGCCGTGTACGGCCAGCACAACGAATGTGCCAACGACATCAAGATGGCGACGGTCGACCTTCAGGCGTTCAACTCCCCCGACGGGTACGACGAGCCGCCATCAGTGACGCTGGCCATCGACAATCCGGAACAGCGCCCCACCGACATGACCAAGCTCGACGGGATGAACCACAACACGGTCCGGAACCTGGCCGCATCGTTGCTGTCTGGCTGCTGGGACCGCACGACGATCCGGCTCACCCCTCAGAAAGCGGCGAACCTCGGCGCGTCACTGATCGCCGCATCCCGCGCTGCCCACAACAACACCGCAGTCAAAACCTGA
- a CDS encoding transposase family protein, which produces MQVISAARPEWIFPFTGLQPAQFRRLVRLVAERGGDAIADGRPGRQWSLNLADRVLLVAAYWRTNLTMRQIGPLFGVSHSAAHRVIDTVGPLLALAPGRRRRVDQITIVDGTLIPTRDHRLAAPSKNYRYSTNLQVAIDAHTRLVVALGDPQPGNRNDTIVYRTSGIQQKLDGRPVMADGAYRGNPEVIIPYRKPADGSELPDWKADLNKQHRTIRAQVEHALARMKTFKILRDYRRAAHTLTDTASGIAHLHNIILAG; this is translated from the coding sequence GTGCAGGTGATCTCGGCGGCCCGCCCGGAGTGGATCTTCCCGTTCACGGGGCTGCAGCCCGCTCAGTTCCGCAGGCTGGTCCGGCTGGTCGCCGAGCGTGGCGGTGATGCGATCGCTGACGGGCGGCCGGGGCGGCAGTGGTCTCTCAACCTTGCCGATCGGGTGTTGCTGGTCGCGGCGTACTGGCGCACGAACCTGACGATGCGGCAGATCGGCCCGCTGTTCGGGGTGTCGCACTCCGCCGCGCATCGGGTCATCGACACCGTCGGCCCCCTGCTCGCTCTGGCGCCCGGACGCCGGCGCCGCGTCGACCAGATCACCATCGTCGACGGCACCCTCATCCCGACCCGGGATCACCGCCTGGCCGCCCCGAGCAAGAACTACCGCTACAGCACGAACCTGCAGGTCGCCATCGACGCCCACACCCGCCTCGTCGTCGCCCTCGGCGACCCGCAGCCCGGCAACCGCAACGACACCATCGTCTACCGCACCAGCGGCATCCAGCAGAAACTCGACGGGCGGCCGGTCATGGCCGACGGCGCCTACCGCGGCAACCCCGAGGTGATCATCCCGTACCGCAAACCCGCCGACGGCAGCGAGCTACCCGACTGGAAGGCCGACCTGAACAAGCAACACCGCACCATCCGAGCGCAGGTCGAACACGCCTTGGCCCGTATGAAGACCTTCAAGATCCTGCGCGACTACCGCCGCGCCGCCCACACATTGACCGACACCGCTTCCGGCATCGCCCACCTCCACAACATCATCCTCGCGGGGTGA
- a CDS encoding HAD family hydrolase: MNHSSAGLVIWDVDGTLIPADLRWLTRAIARAYGIAQSEVVFPDKKVHGYTDESIAVDTAIASGVDPSAAEAGIPAFRQAIAAVMQEGRQELAEVQPPYPGAAASIAELHDRGFIQTVLTGNLRSTADVKLHVAGLDEFLDLRIGGFGSDARDRFQLPAVVARRYSAIYGDSLDSARVIVIGDAPNDIACARHADFRVAVVAHRIGRQELASYEPDLVLESLDPTTVVAAVSSLLSAGGSPAAR, from the coding sequence ATGAACCACAGCAGCGCCGGCTTGGTCATCTGGGACGTTGACGGGACGCTCATCCCCGCAGACTTGCGCTGGCTGACGCGCGCGATTGCTCGTGCGTACGGCATCGCCCAGTCCGAGGTTGTCTTCCCTGACAAGAAGGTGCATGGGTATACGGACGAGTCGATCGCCGTCGACACGGCGATCGCTTCGGGCGTGGACCCGTCAGCTGCGGAAGCGGGCATACCCGCCTTCCGTCAGGCCATTGCCGCGGTCATGCAAGAGGGCAGGCAGGAATTGGCTGAGGTTCAGCCGCCGTATCCAGGTGCTGCGGCGAGCATCGCGGAGTTGCACGACCGTGGTTTCATCCAGACCGTGCTGACCGGCAATCTGCGTTCGACCGCCGACGTGAAGCTGCACGTGGCGGGCTTGGATGAGTTTCTTGATCTTCGCATCGGCGGGTTCGGATCGGACGCGCGAGATCGCTTTCAGCTTCCGGCGGTCGTAGCTCGGCGCTACTCCGCGATCTACGGTGATTCGCTCGATTCTGCTCGGGTGATCGTTATCGGGGATGCGCCCAACGATATCGCTTGCGCACGTCACGCCGACTTTCGTGTCGCTGTCGTCGCTCACCGGATTGGGCGTCAAGAGCTGGCATCCTACGAACCTGACCTGGTACTTGAAAGTCTCGACCCTACGACGGTGGTGGCCGCCGTCAGTTCGCTGTTGAGTGCGGGCGGGTCGCCGGCTGCCCGTTAG
- a CDS encoding helix-turn-helix domain-containing protein: MSSVPPQDVAKAWIALGQMLARSRKAAGYTQETYAPRVNYGRSTIANVETGRQRVGRDFWTRSDELLGTGGRLSREYDRIRLTSTRHLPNSVAATQAFQVAADPSSSTAVEMLARTSGSDYLMGEWNSFSKLTSMLAQQRQAVSPDALLGLVEAHRDCLSTLYHKAGRAPIRADIGAMLAEASIVASRLWSAQGNRALALAHCAYARQLGDRLGSRRISATARIFESNLHSEAATLIEADGDIMMGLRLLDEAARASTDLSPAARARVAAEQAQAYAALRLPREATAALRRAEEAVNDLSPIDCVGLYSDWNSARLHVYAGTCHLLLGQPHQAVTVLESAVQMLEHDHANVNVALAAAVDLASAYAEAGELEQSCTLLGNTYDQLKAGGNHRGIARAQRARQRLARWRDEPVVLELEEQMAA, encoded by the coding sequence ATGTCGAGCGTGCCACCACAAGACGTGGCCAAGGCATGGATCGCTCTTGGCCAGATGCTGGCTCGCAGCCGCAAGGCCGCTGGTTACACGCAAGAGACGTATGCACCTCGGGTGAACTATGGACGGAGCACGATCGCGAACGTGGAGACCGGCCGGCAGCGCGTGGGGCGCGACTTCTGGACCCGAAGTGACGAACTGTTGGGGACCGGCGGCAGACTGTCCCGGGAATACGATCGCATCCGGCTCACCAGCACTCGGCACCTGCCCAACAGCGTGGCTGCCACTCAGGCGTTTCAAGTCGCTGCGGATCCGTCGTCCTCCACAGCTGTGGAGATGCTCGCTCGCACGTCCGGGAGCGATTACCTGATGGGCGAGTGGAACAGCTTCTCCAAGCTCACCAGCATGCTGGCCCAGCAGCGCCAGGCGGTGTCACCCGACGCGCTACTGGGTCTGGTCGAGGCCCACCGTGATTGCCTGTCGACGCTGTACCACAAAGCCGGCCGTGCACCCATCCGTGCTGATATCGGAGCGATGCTCGCCGAAGCCTCGATCGTTGCCAGCCGGCTGTGGAGCGCGCAGGGCAACCGTGCCCTCGCGCTCGCTCACTGCGCCTACGCTCGCCAGCTCGGCGACAGGCTGGGCAGCCGCAGGATCAGCGCGACGGCACGCATCTTCGAGAGCAACCTCCACTCGGAAGCCGCCACACTGATCGAAGCAGACGGTGACATCATGATGGGCCTGCGGCTACTCGATGAGGCCGCCCGCGCGTCCACCGATCTCAGTCCCGCCGCACGAGCTCGAGTAGCTGCCGAGCAGGCCCAAGCCTACGCTGCCCTGCGACTTCCACGCGAGGCCACGGCGGCCCTGAGGCGGGCGGAAGAAGCGGTCAACGACTTGTCACCCATTGACTGTGTCGGCCTCTACAGCGACTGGAACAGCGCCCGCCTCCACGTCTATGCGGGCACATGCCATCTTCTTCTCGGCCAGCCCCACCAGGCTGTGACCGTGCTCGAAAGTGCAGTACAGATGCTGGAACACGACCACGCCAACGTCAACGTCGCCCTGGCAGCAGCCGTAGACCTCGCCAGCGCCTACGCCGAGGCTGGCGAACTCGAACAATCCTGCACCCTGCTTGGCAACACCTACGACCAGCTGAAAGCAGGCGGGAACCATCGAGGCATCGCTCGAGCTCAACGAGCCCGACAGCGGTTGGCCCGATGGCGCGACGAGCCGGTTGTCCTCGAACTTGAGGAGCAGATGGCTGCCTAA